One region of Azoarcus sp. CIB genomic DNA includes:
- a CDS encoding serine/threonine-protein kinase, whose protein sequence is MSAQTNCPLPAGFQLDQYRIERQLSLGGFSIVYLANDQEGTPVAIKEYLPNSLALRKDGEFEPQVSEEHLPAFRYGMKCFFEEGRSLAKLMHPNVVQVLNFFRANSTVYMVMKFERGRTLHDYIQKHRGEVSESFIRVVFTRLLNGLREVHAHKLLHLDIKPSNIYLRNDGTPVLLDFGAARQTLMSDQPILKPMYTPGFASPEQFEHRDALGPWSDIYSVGASLHACITGNPPLRSDERIKNDTFVPLRRTHGAQYSPQLLDTIDWCLKLDPLARPQSVYSLQKALIRRDDDGDTVHAGLFGDLGARLKSFIGRT, encoded by the coding sequence ATGTCTGCGCAAACAAACTGCCCTCTTCCCGCCGGTTTCCAGCTAGACCAGTACCGGATCGAGCGGCAGCTTTCGCTGGGCGGCTTCTCCATCGTCTACCTCGCCAACGACCAGGAAGGCACGCCGGTGGCGATCAAGGAGTACCTGCCCAATTCGCTCGCCTTGCGCAAGGACGGCGAATTCGAACCGCAGGTTTCCGAGGAGCACTTGCCCGCGTTCCGCTACGGAATGAAGTGCTTCTTCGAAGAGGGCCGCTCGCTCGCGAAACTGATGCACCCCAACGTCGTTCAGGTGCTGAATTTCTTTCGCGCCAACAGCACAGTTTACATGGTGATGAAGTTCGAGCGCGGGCGCACGCTGCACGACTATATCCAGAAACATCGCGGCGAGGTGAGCGAAAGCTTCATCCGCGTGGTGTTCACGCGCCTGCTGAACGGCCTGCGCGAGGTGCATGCGCACAAGCTGCTGCATCTCGACATCAAGCCGTCGAACATCTACCTGCGCAACGACGGCACGCCGGTGCTGCTGGATTTCGGCGCGGCGCGGCAGACGCTGATGAGCGATCAGCCCATCCTGAAGCCGATGTACACACCCGGCTTCGCATCGCCCGAACAGTTCGAGCACCGCGACGCGCTGGGGCCGTGGAGCGACATCTACAGCGTCGGCGCGAGCCTGCACGCATGCATCACGGGCAACCCGCCGCTGCGCTCGGACGAACGCATCAAGAACGACACCTTCGTGCCGCTGCGCAGGACGCACGGCGCACAGTATTCCCCGCAACTGCTGGACACCATCGACTGGTGCCTGAAGCTCGACCCGCTGGCACGCCCGCAGAGCGTGTATTCGCTGCAGAAGGCGCTGATCCGCCGCGACGACGACGGCGACACGGTGCACGCGGGGCTGTTCGGCGACCTCGGCGCACGGCTGAAGTCGTTTATCGGACGTACATAA
- a CDS encoding protein phosphatase 2C domain-containing protein, producing MKFTIYQESRVGQRKNNQDRLAYSYSRDALLMVVADGMGGHLHGEVASHICVQFITEAFQRDARSVQRDPSMFLSRALTNAHNAILDYAFDKNLDEAPRTTVVACIVQDGFAYWAHAGDSRLYVLRQGRIAMHTRDHSRVQLMIDQGLLNAEEAARHPGRNRVYSCLGGNHAPQVEFSKRLPLRDGDVLALCSDGVWGPLGDAALSEGMSAPDIMRAVPALLDRAEAIAGASCDNLSMIAMRWHDDATQPHGDAVSTQTMALDNFTTQLESFDTSRAPASRFDISDDDIEKAISEINAAIQKFSK from the coding sequence GTGAAATTCACGATCTACCAGGAAAGCCGGGTTGGCCAGCGCAAGAACAACCAGGACCGGCTCGCCTACAGCTATTCGCGCGACGCGCTGTTGATGGTGGTGGCCGACGGCATGGGCGGGCACCTGCACGGCGAGGTCGCCTCGCACATCTGCGTACAGTTCATCACCGAGGCCTTCCAGCGCGACGCGCGGTCGGTGCAGCGCGACCCGTCGATGTTCCTGTCGCGCGCGCTGACGAACGCGCATAACGCGATCCTCGACTACGCCTTCGACAAGAACCTCGACGAGGCGCCGCGCACGACCGTGGTCGCGTGCATCGTGCAGGACGGCTTCGCCTACTGGGCGCACGCAGGCGATTCGCGCCTGTACGTGCTGCGCCAAGGCAGGATCGCAATGCACACGCGCGACCATTCGCGCGTGCAATTGATGATAGACCAGGGCCTCCTCAACGCCGAGGAGGCCGCGCGCCACCCGGGGCGCAACCGCGTGTATAGCTGCCTCGGCGGCAACCACGCGCCGCAGGTCGAATTCTCCAAGCGCCTGCCGCTGCGCGACGGCGACGTGCTCGCGCTGTGCTCCGACGGCGTATGGGGGCCGCTCGGCGACGCGGCCCTGAGCGAGGGGATGTCGGCCCCCGACATCATGAGGGCGGTCCCTGCCCTGCTCGACCGTGCCGAGGCAATCGCCGGGGCGAGCTGCGACAACCTGTCGATGATCGCGATGCGCTGGCACGACGACGCCACCCAGCCGCACGGCGATGCGGTATCGACGCAGACGATGGCGCTCGACAACTTCACGACGCAGCTCGAAAGCTTCGACACCTCGCGCGCACCCGCATCGCGCTTCGACATCAGCGACGACGACATCGAAAAGGCGATTTCCGAAATCAACGCCGCCATCCAGAAATTCAGCAAATAG
- the rph gene encoding ribonuclease PH — translation MRPSHRHADELRIVRITRNFTCHAEGSVLVEFGATRVLCTASIEESVPPFLRGKGRGWVTAEYGMLPRSTHTRSAREAAKGKQSGRTQEIQRLIGRSLRAVVDLAALGERQIIVDCDVLQADGGTRTAAITGACVAVHDAIAKLIAAGKLAASPMRDFVAAVSVGIHKGVPVLDLDYAEDSDCDTDMNVVMTGAGGFVEVQGTAEGTPFTRKELDALLALAEGGIRELFAAQRAAIAEQ, via the coding sequence ATGCGCCCGAGCCACCGCCACGCCGACGAACTGCGTATCGTCCGGATCACCCGCAACTTCACCTGCCACGCCGAGGGGTCGGTGCTGGTCGAATTCGGCGCGACGCGCGTGTTGTGCACGGCCAGCATCGAGGAATCCGTGCCGCCCTTCCTGCGCGGCAAGGGCCGCGGCTGGGTGACCGCCGAGTACGGCATGCTGCCGCGCTCGACCCACACGCGCAGCGCGCGCGAGGCTGCCAAGGGCAAGCAGAGCGGGCGCACACAGGAGATCCAGCGCCTGATCGGGCGCAGCCTGCGCGCAGTGGTGGACCTCGCCGCGCTGGGCGAGCGCCAGATCATCGTCGACTGCGACGTGCTGCAGGCCGACGGCGGCACGCGCACCGCGGCGATCACGGGCGCCTGCGTCGCAGTGCATGACGCGATCGCGAAACTGATCGCGGCCGGCAAGCTCGCCGCCAGCCCGATGCGCGACTTCGTCGCCGCGGTGTCGGTGGGCATCCACAAGGGCGTGCCGGTGCTGGACCTCGACTACGCGGAGGATTCCGACTGCGACACCGACATGAACGTGGTGATGACCGGCGCCGGCGGCTTCGTCGAGGTGCAGGGCACGGCCGAGGGCACGCCGTTCACGCGCAAGGAACTCGACGCGCTGCTGGCACTCGCAGAAGGAGGCATTCGCGAGCTGTTCGCAGCACAGCGCGCGGCCATTGCGGAGCAGTGA
- the rdgB gene encoding RdgB/HAM1 family non-canonical purine NTP pyrophosphatase, whose amino-acid sequence MSKRLVLASNNAKKAAEMVALLAPLGIEVMPQSAFDIPEAEEPHNTFVENALAKARHAARLSGLPAVADDSGLCVTALGGAPGVQSARFAGEPKSDARNNALLIERLADVSDRRAFFYSVVVLVRHADDPRPLIADGEWHGAILDAPRGETGFGYDPLFYVPQLGQTAAELDAKLKNTLSHRGAAMRHLLSRLETDPL is encoded by the coding sequence ATGAGCAAACGACTGGTACTCGCGAGCAACAACGCCAAGAAGGCCGCCGAGATGGTGGCACTGCTGGCGCCGCTGGGCATCGAGGTGATGCCGCAGTCGGCCTTCGACATTCCGGAGGCGGAGGAGCCGCACAACACCTTCGTCGAGAATGCGCTCGCAAAGGCGCGCCACGCTGCCAGGTTGAGCGGCCTGCCGGCCGTCGCGGACGACTCAGGCCTGTGCGTGACGGCACTGGGCGGCGCCCCGGGCGTGCAGTCGGCGCGCTTTGCCGGCGAACCGAAGTCCGACGCGCGTAACAACGCGCTGCTGATCGAGCGCCTCGCCGATGTCAGCGACCGGCGCGCCTTCTTCTATTCGGTGGTCGTGCTGGTGCGCCATGCGGACGACCCGCGCCCCCTGATCGCAGACGGCGAATGGCACGGCGCGATCCTCGACGCACCGCGCGGCGAGACCGGCTTCGGCTACGACCCGCTGTTCTACGTGCCGCAGCTGGGCCAGACCGCCGCCGAACTCGACGCGAAGCTGAAGAACACGCTCAGCCACCGCGGCGCGGCGATGCGCCACCTGTTGTCGAGGCTGGAAACCGACCCGCTGTGA
- the hemW gene encoding radical SAM family heme chaperone HemW yields MSERRIIPLAVAPAAGKASSELPARPQLTTPPPLALYVHYPWCVKKCPYCDFNSHAPRGGEIPEAAYIDALLADLESALPQVWGRRVHSIFFGGGTPSLMSAQGLDRLLTGIRTLLPLDPMAEVTLEANPGTVEAARFRDFRAAGVNRLSLGIQSFDDRQLVRLGRIHGGDEARRAIDMALAHFERVNLDLMYALPEQTLAEALADLDTALAFGVTHLSCYHLTLEPNTPFAHAPPPLPDDDLSADMQEAIEERLAGAGFRHYETSAFAKPGQECRHNLNYWTFGDYLGIGAGAHGKLSNHEGIVREMRHKHPTRYLDGAQRREFVQERREVGVAELPFEFMMNALRLTGGFPRRLLADRTGLPFAAIEAELIEARQRGLVQVDGDEIRPTEQGRRFLNDLLTLFLRD; encoded by the coding sequence GTGAGCGAACGCCGCATCATCCCGCTGGCAGTCGCGCCGGCCGCGGGCAAGGCGTCGAGCGAACTGCCGGCGCGCCCGCAGCTGACCACCCCGCCGCCGCTCGCGCTGTACGTGCATTACCCGTGGTGCGTGAAGAAGTGCCCGTACTGCGACTTCAACTCGCACGCCCCGCGCGGCGGCGAGATTCCCGAAGCGGCCTACATCGACGCGCTGCTCGCCGACCTCGAAAGCGCCCTGCCGCAGGTGTGGGGGCGGCGCGTGCATTCGATCTTCTTCGGCGGCGGCACCCCCAGCCTGATGTCGGCGCAGGGGCTGGACCGGCTACTGACGGGCATCCGCACGCTGCTGCCGCTCGACCCGATGGCCGAGGTCACGCTGGAGGCCAACCCCGGCACCGTCGAGGCGGCCCGCTTCCGCGACTTTCGCGCGGCGGGCGTGAACCGCCTGTCGCTGGGCATCCAGAGCTTCGACGACCGGCAGCTCGTCCGCCTCGGCCGCATCCACGGCGGCGACGAGGCGCGCCGGGCAATCGACATGGCGCTCGCGCACTTCGAGCGCGTAAACCTCGACCTGATGTACGCGCTGCCCGAGCAGACGCTCGCCGAAGCGCTCGCCGACCTCGACACCGCGCTGGCGTTCGGCGTCACGCACCTGTCGTGCTACCACCTGACGCTGGAGCCCAACACGCCCTTCGCGCACGCGCCGCCGCCGCTGCCCGACGACGACCTGTCGGCCGACATGCAGGAGGCGATCGAGGAGCGGCTCGCCGGCGCGGGCTTCCGCCACTATGAGACTTCGGCCTTCGCGAAGCCGGGCCAGGAGTGCCGGCACAACCTCAACTACTGGACCTTCGGCGACTACCTCGGCATCGGCGCCGGCGCGCATGGCAAGCTGTCGAACCACGAGGGCATCGTGCGCGAGATGCGCCACAAGCATCCGACGCGCTACCTCGACGGTGCGCAGCGGCGCGAGTTCGTGCAGGAACGCCGCGAGGTCGGGGTCGCCGAACTGCCCTTCGAATTCATGATGAACGCGCTGCGGCTCACCGGCGGCTTCCCGCGCCGGCTGCTCGCGGACCGCACGGGCCTGCCCTTCGCGGCGATCGAGGCGGAGTTGATCGAGGCGCGGCAGCGCGGGCTGGTGCAGGTCGACGGCGACGAGATCCGCCCCACCGAACAGGGGCGGCGCTTCCTCAACGACCTGCTGACGCTGTTCCTGCGCGACTAG